A genomic segment from Malaclemys terrapin pileata isolate rMalTer1 chromosome 1, rMalTer1.hap1, whole genome shotgun sequence encodes:
- the RASD2 gene encoding GTP-binding protein Rhes, whose amino-acid sequence MMKTVSSGNCTLSVPAKNSYRMVVLGASRVGKSSIVSRFLTGRFEDQYTPTIEDFHRKVYNIRGDMYQLDILDTSGNHPFPAMRRLSILTGDVFILVFSLDNRESFDEVKRIQKQILEVKSCLKNKTKEAADLPMMICGNKNDHSEIYRKVRSEEAEKLVSSDENCAYFEISAKKNTNVDEMFYVLFSMAKLPHEMSPALHRKISVQYGDAFHQKSFRMRRVKEMDAYGMVSPFARRPSVNSDLKYIKSKVLREGQAREREKCTIQ is encoded by the exons ATGATGAAGACTGTGTCCAGTGGGAACTGCACCCTGAGCGTGCCAGCCAAGAACTCCTACCGCATGGTGGTGCTGGGAGCCTCCAGGGTGGGCAAGAGCTCCATCGTCTCACGCTTTCTCACTGGCCGCTTTGAGGACCAGTACACTCCCACCATTGAGGATTTTCACCGCAAGGTCTACAACATCCGGGGAGACATGTACCAGTTGGACATCCTGGACACATCTGGGAATCACCCTTTCCCTGCAATGAGGAGGCTTTCTATACTGACAG GAGATGTTTTCATCCTGGTGTTCAGTTTGGACAACAGAGAATCCTTTGATGAGGTCAAGAGGATCCAAAAGCAGATCCTTGAAGTCAAATCCTGTCTGAAGAACAAGACCAAAGAGGCAGCTGACCTCCCCATGATGATCtgtggcaacaaaaatgatcatagTGAAATCTACCGCAAGGTGCGCTCAGAGGAAGCAGAGAAGCTTGTCTCCAGCGATGAGAACTGTGCTTACTTTGAAATCTCAGCCAAGAAGAACACGAACGTGGATGAGATGTTCTATGTCCTCTTCAGCATGGCCAAGCTACCTCACGAGATGAGCCCTGCCCTTCACAGGAAAATCTCTGTCCAGTATGGCGACGCCTTCCACCAAAAATCCTTCAGGATGCGCCGGGTCAAAGAGATGGATGCCTATGGCATGGTCTCCCCCTTCGCTCGCCGACCCAGTGTCAACAGTGACCTGAAATACATCAAATCCAAAGTTCTCAGGGAAGGCCAGgcaagggagagggagaaatgcaCTATCCAGTGA